A single region of the Podospora pseudopauciseta strain CBS 411.78 chromosome 1, whole genome shotgun sequence genome encodes:
- a CDS encoding hypothetical protein (EggNog:ENOG503NWA8; COG:K; COG:L), whose amino-acid sequence MSAAFLDKFIPAGCIVLHERLRPVCPKELQVQDEWLHFRSTPTDDTPGDHSYLESLSRDTLITSIIGLSKVTIDCRRLLRYGWIHLTYNHGCGVVRVYVLPDDVDNVTIPRASSILKKDRQSLLSQLDYSTATWHGRPTCFFVPTTTHPPMFETAASNAELYPPNQEQSLLGIFSRIPPPDPRPEQVEDADVYDAMCSLLDSDVPGLRTTLYPYQRRSAALMLQRETRSQPVLDPRLVKVVDQFGKSWYYDAVTGSAYRGPRYYDRPLGGILAEEMGSGKTLICLSLILATKHIPTRTPEIFHSEASPVRPTVGSMMDMAAACITKHSIPWKHLFGSDSSSGLQFATCSAAVRRNPGFYQLPPQGGPRSARQRGSTDTSMRKIFHSSVSLVLVPLNLLQQWRQEIAKHTVGLRVIVWSSSENQPLPSLEEILDSDILLLSTTQFENLRKTEKAASALSILKQLHFKRCIVDEGHTLGGATNFNKRNMQLIIDELQITAKWIATGTPSKGLYGLDASSDTANGSRDQSLEKIDLERIGSLATFYLKMRPWANQSSETGDTPAQWARYVTARWPGLIATVNNCLKTTLDSLIIRHPLYELGNILPVVDKKVVFLEGSYQDRLTLNLFSMMIIFNAVQSERTDQDYFFHPRQRKALLELVGNLRQASFFGGSFFSPAQISKSIETAEEFLKEGKVQVSAEDRALLGEAISFGRLALGNTIKECANRFRDLPIYVQDFPFAAGREWSLDDEEGDPVCTASAIILELQRFLQPLLDAPTALQMMFANGRLALRGQEGRAKLIEAQIPATSTPNKVLAGNTELGQDSSSPVKRRATILGRNVQMQQAPSLPTAEVKGTGIAAPLAKTRLISTASAKLSYLIDQVIKYQEHEQIIIFYENDNVAYYLAGVLEILQVQHLIYARGLSPQRRADYVATFNQSSKFRVLLMDITQAAFGLDMKSASRIYFINPVLNPQVEAQAVGRARRISQQKPVTVETLVLKDSVEEVIVRRRKEMTQAEQRKCKSILDDKPIYEWILNAKIHPLPGGDGQPVGGPDQMARLQEPQFLFGRGSGRELNHPDEDIVKADDAVVPKKMDAPIYNGVNGGLKRKMMPVQPATVFETSNGVERPKKKVRVAFVELDGGEKT is encoded by the exons ATGAGTGCCGCGTTTCTGGATAAGTTTATTCCAGCGGGATGCATTGTCCTTCATGAAAGACTGCGTCCGGTGTGTCCGAAGGAACTCCAGGTCCAGGATGAATGGCTTCACTTCCGCTCAACTCCAACCGACGATACCCCTGGGGATCATAGCTATCTCGAATCGCTGTCACGAGACACATTGATCACTTCAATAATAGGACTGTCGAAAGTGACAATAGACTGCCGGCGTCTGCTTCGCTATGGCTGGATTCACCTGACCTACAACCACGGCTGCGGTGTTGTTCGAGTTTACGTGCTACCTGACGACGTGGACAACGTGACCATCCCAAGGGCTAGCTCCATCTTGAAGAAAGATCGACAAAGTTTGCTAAGTCAGTTGGACTATTCGACGGCAACCTGGCATGGACGGCCTACTTGTTTCTTTGTTCCAACCACTACCCATCCTCCCATGTTTGAGACCGCAGCGTCAAATGCAGAACTGTACCCACCGAACCAGGAACAGTCCCTTCTCGGGATCTTCAGTAGGATTCCACCCCCAGATCCAAGGCCTGAACAAGTCGAAGATGCCGATGTTTACGACGCTATGtgctccctcctcgacagcGATGTTCCCGGCCTGAGGACTACCCTCTATCCATATCAACGACGATCTGCTGCCCTAATGCTTCAGCGGGAGACACGATCACAACCAGTATTGGACCCACGACTGGTCAAAGTTGTCGATCAGTTTGGAAAGTCTTGGTACTACGATGCAGTGACTGGCTCCGCCTATCGTGGGCCACGGTACTATGACCGCCCACTTGGAGGAATCCTTGCTGAAGAGATGGGCTCTGGGAAAACACTGATATGTCTGTCTCTCATTCTTGCTACCAAACATATCCCGACCCGAACGCCAGAAATCTTTCACTCAGAGGCGTCGCCGGTTCGACCAACAGTGGGCAGCATGATGGATATGGCTGCAGCTTGCATAACAAAACATTCTATTCCCTGGAAACACCTCTTTGGCAGTGACTCATCAAGCGGGCTTCAGTTTGCAACCTGTTCTGCTGCTGTTAGACGGAACCCAGGATTCtaccaactccctccccaggGTGGACCTCGGTCAGCGCGCCAAAGGGGTTCGACCGATACCTCCATGCGGAAAATCTTCCACAGCAGTGTGTCGCTTGTTCTTGTTCCTCTCAATCTATTACAACAATGGAGACAAGAAATAGCCAAACACACCGTGGGACTTCGGGTCATTGTGTGGTCTTCTAGCGAGAACCAGCCTTTGCCCTCTCTGGAAGAGATACTGGACAGCGACATTCTGCTGCTGTCCACCACGCAGTTTGAGAACTTGCGGAAGACGGAAAAAGCGGCTTCTGCGCTCAGTATTTTAAAACAGTTGCATTTCAAGCGCTGTATAGTTGATGAAGGTCACACATTGGGTGGCGCGACAAACTTCAACAAGCGAAACATGCAGCTCATCATCGACGAGCTGCAAATTACAGCAAAATGGATTGCTACGGGCACGCCTTCGAAGGGACTGTATGGTCTTGATGCTTCTTCTGACACAGCCAACGGGAGCCGGGATCAATCTCTCGAGAAGATCGACCTGGAGCGGATTGGTTCATTGGCGACGTTTTACTTGAAGATGCGACCTTGGGCGAACCAGTCGTCTGAGACCGGCGATACACCTGCTCAATGGGCTCGTTATGTTACTGCGCGCTGGCCAGGCTTGATCGCCACAGTGAACAACTGCCTCAAGACTACGCTTGATTCGTTGATAATCCGGCATCCGTTATATGAGCTCGGGAATATCCTTCCGGTGGTTGACAAGAAGGTTGTATTTTTGGAGGGCTCTTATCAGGACAGGCTGACACTCAACCTGTTCTCCATGATGATCATCTTCAACGCCGTGCAGTCAGAGAGAACTGATCAGGATTACTTCTTTCACCCCCGACAGCGAAAGGCTCTATTGGAGCTTGTTGGCAACTTGAGACAGGCAAGTTTCTTTGGCGGCTCATTCTTCTCGCCGGCGCAAATCAGCAAGTCGATAGAGACTGCAGAGGAGTTTTTGAAGGAAGGCAAAGTACAGGTCAGTGCCGAGGATCGTGCTTTGCTTGGTGAGGCTATCAGCTTTGGTAGATTGGCACTCGGAAACACCATCAAGGAGTGCGCAAATCGGTTTCGGGACCTCCCCATTTATGTTCAGGACTTTCCGTTTGCTGCAGGTCGGGAGTGGTCcctcgatgacgaggagggtgatCCAGTCTGTACGGCTTCTGCAATAATACTAGAGCTACAAAGGTTTCTTCAGCCGTTGTTGGATGCACCGACAGCTCTCCAGATGATGTTTGCGAATGGACGTCTGGCACTGCGTGGCCAGGAAGGAAGGGCAAAGTTGATCGAAGCTCAGATCCCAGCCACTTCGACACCGAACAAAGTACTTGCCGGCAATACGGAACTTGGCCAAGATAGCAGTAGCCCCGTCAAACGGCGCGCTACAATATTGGGGAGAAACGTCCAGATGCAGCAAGCGCCTTCACTTCCAACAGCAGAGGTCAAGGGGACAGGAATTGCTGCACCGCTTGCGAAGACTCGGCTCATCTCAACCGCCTCCGCAAAACTGTCATACCTGATCGACCAGGTGATCAAGTACCAAGAGCATGAACAAATCATCATTTTCTACGAGAATGACAATGTGGCTTACTATCTCGCAGGCGTTCTGGAAATT CTTCAAGTCCAACACCTCATTTACGCGAGAGGTTTGAGTCCACAACGACGCGCAGACTATGTTGCAACATTTAACCAAAGCTCCAAGTTCAGAGTCTTGCTCATGGACATCACCCAAGCAGCTTTCGGTCTGGACATGAAGTCCGCTTCCAGAATTTACTTCATCAATCCGGTTCTTAACCCGCAAGTCGAGGCCCAAGCCGTTGGTCGAGCACGACGTATCAGCCAGCAGAAACCCGTCACAGTCGAAACGTTGGTTCTCAAAGACAGTGTGGAGGAAGTTATTGTTCGACGCCGCAAAGAGATGACACAAGCAGAGCAAAGAAAGTGCAAGTCTATTCTAGACGACAAGCCCATTTATGAATGGATCCTGAATGCCAAGATCCATCCATTGCCGGGAGGTGATGGCCAGCCGGTTGGAGGACCGGATCAAATGGCGAGGCTGCAAGAGCCGCAGTTCTTGTTCGGGAGAGGTTCCGGGAGGGAACTGAACCACCCTGATGAAGACATTGTCAAGGCAGATGATGCTGTGGTGCCAAAGAAGATGGATGCCCCGATCTATAACGGGGTCAATGGGGGTCTGAAGAGAAAGATGATGCCGGTCCAGCCGGCGACGGTTTTTGAGACTTCCAATGGCGTTGAGCGGCCGAAGAAGAAAGTTCGGGTGGCATTTGTCGAGCTGGACGGTGGTGAAAAGACTTGA